In Anopheles stephensi strain Indian unplaced genomic scaffold, UCI_ANSTEP_V1.0 ucontig9, whole genome shotgun sequence, a single window of DNA contains:
- the LOC118517261 gene encoding tektin-2-like: protein MSNKAAVTFEKPLQHLSLADWHSRLTQLKNVAYTQRSDAFELRHSARNLRNETRIQTHWDTYHNNDRLSDRVAELDRWREKMRIMLQRVVDEIQALKEEKSNTERDLDGHITPLTVVTECIGMRDCRLGSELTYDDGDTELKNELCIVENNQRLLRDQNQAAWEQLNRLKEVKFKLELDLTDKDEAQSIDSHQLQVDQHCGDVSFKTDPTRVPRDSCTYGNWLEYCEELVALTETTLSDSFSIRESLFATREKARNILRAQQDRTAHTLRKRIFETQRARNELEYQLGKMKEEMAKCLQEIETLERAHDQKTEALKVVETRLENRAQRSGMELCIDESYHGLCDEVQKLRDTIKTLRAKIDATKTTYNSLRDHANKIDQDLQNKQHSLMTDIRALDLRGRLKTGEFGGLATQTDRNIHLSRVEDEIPKA, encoded by the exons ATGTCCAACAAAGCGGCCGTTACGTTTGAGAAACCGCTCCAGCATCTGAGTCTCGCCGACTGGCATTCACGTTTGACCCAGCTGAAGAATGTGGCCTACACGCAGCGGTCGGATGCGTTCGAGCTGCGCCACTCGGCACGCAACCTTCGCAACGAAACCCGCATCCAGACGCACTGGGACACGTACCACAACAATGACCGGCTGTCCGATCGGGTGGCGGAGCTGGACCGTTGGCGGGAGAAGATGCGCATCATGCTGCAGCGTGTGGTGGACGAAATCCAAGCGCTGAAGGAGGAAAAGTCCAATACCGAGCGTGACCTGGACGGGCACATAACGCCGCTGACGGTGGTGACGGAGTGTATCGGGATGCGAGATTGTCGGCTCGGGTCGGAGCTAACCTACGACGATGGCGATACGGAGCTGAAGAATGAGCTGTGCATTGTGGAGAACAACCAGCGGCTACTGCGTGACCAGAACCAGGCGGCCTGGGAGCAGCTGAATCGGCTGAAGGAGGTCAAGTTCAAGCTGGAGCTCGATCTGACCGATAAGGATGAGGCGCAGTCGATCGATTCGCACCAGCTGCAGGTGGACCAGCACTGTGGCGATGTTTCGTTCAAGACGGATCCGACGCGAGTCCCCAGGGA CTCCTGCACGTACGGTAACTGGCTGGAGTACTGCGAGGAGCTTGTGGCGCTCACCGAAACCACCCTGTCCGATTCCTTCTCCATCCGGGAGTCACTGTTTGCGACGCGTGAGAAAGCGCGCAACATTCTGCGCGCCCAGCAGGACCgcacggcacacacactccgCAAACGAATCTTCGAAACGCAGCGAGCCCGGAACGAGCTCGAGTATCAGCTCGGGAAG ATGAAGGAAGAGATGGCCAAATGTCTCCAGGAGATCGAAACACTCGAGCGAGCGCACGACCAGAAGACGGAAGCCCTCAAGGTGGTGGAAACACGGCTCGAAAACCGTGCCCAACGGTCCGGGATGGAACTGTGCATCGACGAATCCTACCACGGGCTGTGCGATGAGGTGCAGAAGCTTCGCGACACGATCAAAACACTGCGCGCCAAGATCGACGCCACCAAGACGACGTACAACTCGCTGCGGGACCATGCGAACAAGATCGATCAGGATCTGCAGAACAAGCAGCACTCGCTGATGACCGACATCCGGGCGCTGGACCTGCGCGGCCGTCTAAAGACTGGCGAGTTTGGGGGGCTGGCAACGCAAACCGATCGCAACATACATCTGTCCCGCGTGGAGGATGAAATTCCCAAAGCATAA